One Spirochaeta africana DSM 8902 genomic window carries:
- the rlmD gene encoding 23S rRNA (uracil(1939)-C(5))-methyltransferase RlmD: MPKRKRGRKRPPSIPEPREDQRVQPYCIHFDHCGGCTLQHFSYPGQLELKQGAAVHAFQRELLTDLPEPLDILPALQERGYRNKLEYTFSRRRWLTPEEIAGGEEFIHRDGAGFHVRGFFDRVLDLQECHHQPEPSNRLRLFVRDTARELGISFYDISANEGDLRTLMVRTTQSGQVMAVVMFGSDNPEQREALLSRVVAQFPELSSLYYIVNTTRNSSPIGHEQILYAGSPTITETCGTLQLAIHPASFFQTNTGQAERLYSLVADWAALDGNQVVYDLYSGIGSIGLFLASAAQKIIGIEVIEDAVHGARENASLNGIANADFHCGEAEKLCTPEFFASHGAPDLIILDPPRPGLHKNLIATLREITAPRILYVSCNPSTQADDLEQLADLYRVVRRQAVDMFPQTLHVENVVELALR, from the coding sequence ATGCCGAAACGAAAACGCGGCCGCAAACGGCCCCCTTCCATCCCGGAACCCCGGGAAGATCAGCGTGTGCAGCCCTACTGCATCCATTTTGACCACTGCGGCGGTTGTACCCTGCAGCACTTTTCCTATCCCGGGCAGCTTGAGCTGAAGCAGGGGGCGGCGGTACACGCCTTTCAGCGCGAACTGCTCACCGATCTTCCGGAACCACTGGATATTCTGCCGGCCCTGCAGGAGCGCGGGTATCGTAACAAACTGGAGTATACCTTCAGCCGGCGGCGCTGGCTCACCCCCGAAGAGATCGCCGGCGGCGAGGAGTTTATCCATCGCGATGGCGCCGGTTTTCATGTGCGCGGATTTTTTGATCGGGTGCTGGATCTGCAGGAATGCCATCACCAGCCCGAGCCCAGCAATCGATTGCGGCTCTTTGTTCGCGATACCGCCCGTGAGCTGGGAATAAGCTTTTATGATATCTCAGCCAATGAGGGGGATCTTCGGACACTTATGGTGCGCACTACCCAGTCCGGGCAGGTGATGGCAGTGGTAATGTTCGGTTCAGACAATCCCGAACAACGTGAAGCGCTGCTGTCGCGGGTGGTGGCACAGTTTCCTGAGCTGAGCAGTCTGTACTACATAGTGAATACCACGCGAAACTCCAGCCCGATCGGACACGAACAGATCCTGTACGCTGGCAGCCCGACAATTACTGAAACGTGCGGGACGCTGCAGCTGGCCATACATCCAGCTTCGTTTTTCCAGACAAATACCGGACAGGCTGAGCGGCTGTACTCACTGGTTGCCGACTGGGCTGCGCTCGACGGGAATCAGGTGGTGTACGATCTGTACAGCGGTATCGGCAGTATCGGACTCTTCCTTGCCTCCGCGGCACAGAAGATTATCGGGATCGAGGTTATCGAGGACGCGGTGCATGGCGCTCGGGAAAATGCCAGCCTGAACGGGATTGCCAACGCGGATTTTCATTGCGGGGAAGCAGAGAAGCTGTGTACGCCCGAGTTTTTTGCAAGCCATGGAGCACCGGATCTGATTATTCTGGATCCACCGCGCCCCGGGCTGCACAAGAATCTGATTGCCACGCTGCGTGAGATTACGGCACCGCGGATCCTGTATGTCAGCTGCAATCCGTCGACACAGGCCGATGATCTCGAGCAACTTGCCGATCTGTACCGGGTAGTACGGCGCCAAGCGGTGGATATGTTTCCGCAGACCCTGCATGTAGAGAATGTTGTGGAGCTCGCGCTGCGCTGA
- the gghA gene encoding glucosylglycerol hydrolase, whose protein sequence is MAKVTRYSQAECSAIVPDSAATTRLQQQQAGLPLQEKAAQLGAHPHQDGAAFGFYLPGSVEAELVVYRSQTPIDPAGRHGKTVCTRCVFPLSVIDDYAWLVLQGVRFGSKSSVGDLYWVRSRRNHTEPMRIIRDPLGHSVPFGASGPAELYDLHWPSRQDADYLKARAAAAPNDERVGVGRLTGPSAILQIHVPTATSEGSFRGLSALFQAVADKIRNGVQLSPFEESLCSYDAVQLMPIEPVIEYEGRRGFWAETYIDDGVVSVEHGRPDMTNWGYDIMTIGSPAVNPTLLATGRPDEFVEFLETMHTFPGKGIQVILDIVYGHADNQSQPLLQPEFIAGPGMYGQVLDYRHPVVREILLEMQRRKSCYGIDGLRVDGAQDFKYYDPEAQQLLHDDDYLHRMNDQVVEVADSRYLPWMIFEDGRPWPDDDWELSSTYLEVTRQLPNVLQWGPLTFAHNTPFLYTFWAQKWWRVREAFLQGESWITGCANHDTLRRGTQVDPEERINSRLGSDHRAIFRRGYNNPGAQLLAYAAMPGVPMDFLHANIGAPWSFIRNTDDRWAIKVVSEESRFLTWAVDDALYARSDSFVRLKGFGFTTLERLRGFLHHLDLAMRAAEYHRETAARILDAALPNSPLSPHSLANLNAFARAWMDDLHEYCNASRWHDGADSRQSRFHRELRELRRQYPYLSRNINPATETVFHLEPCNGSVVYCALRHNPADDSRILVVINMEGKTVTLRIENLLSQAVARLAMPDGSADAGKLSDAGGQLGTAALTGAKQQVLLHTPGAECVQGEWRLPDSEGCAILLQQ, encoded by the coding sequence ATGGCAAAAGTTACCCGTTATAGTCAAGCAGAGTGCAGTGCAATCGTACCCGATAGCGCCGCAACCACCCGGTTGCAGCAGCAGCAGGCAGGATTGCCGCTGCAGGAAAAGGCAGCTCAGCTCGGGGCCCATCCCCACCAGGATGGCGCCGCCTTCGGTTTTTATCTGCCGGGGTCTGTCGAGGCTGAACTGGTGGTGTATCGCAGTCAGACCCCGATCGATCCGGCCGGACGTCACGGGAAAACCGTCTGTACCCGGTGCGTCTTCCCGCTTTCCGTTATCGATGACTATGCCTGGCTGGTGCTCCAGGGAGTCAGATTCGGCTCGAAGTCCTCAGTGGGTGATTTGTATTGGGTTAGATCCCGCCGTAACCATACCGAACCGATGCGGATCATTCGGGACCCGTTAGGCCACTCGGTGCCGTTCGGCGCATCAGGCCCGGCCGAGTTGTATGACCTGCACTGGCCGTCGCGCCAGGATGCCGACTACCTGAAGGCACGCGCTGCAGCTGCGCCGAATGATGAGCGGGTGGGGGTCGGTCGCCTCACTGGTCCCAGTGCAATCCTGCAGATTCATGTGCCTACCGCTACCAGTGAAGGCAGCTTTCGGGGGTTATCGGCACTGTTTCAGGCTGTTGCTGACAAGATCAGGAATGGTGTGCAGCTGAGTCCGTTTGAAGAGTCGCTGTGTTCATACGATGCGGTTCAGCTCATGCCGATCGAACCGGTTATCGAGTACGAAGGACGACGGGGTTTCTGGGCCGAAACATACATCGATGATGGCGTGGTAAGCGTTGAGCATGGGCGACCGGATATGACCAACTGGGGATATGACATAATGACTATTGGCTCTCCGGCAGTAAATCCCACTCTGCTGGCTACTGGCCGGCCAGATGAGTTTGTGGAGTTTCTGGAAACCATGCATACCTTTCCGGGCAAGGGTATCCAGGTAATACTGGACATTGTGTATGGTCATGCCGACAACCAGAGCCAACCGCTGTTACAACCGGAGTTTATTGCCGGACCGGGGATGTACGGTCAGGTTCTGGACTATCGTCATCCGGTTGTTCGTGAGATTCTGCTGGAGATGCAGCGCCGCAAGTCCTGCTATGGCATTGACGGCCTGCGGGTCGATGGTGCCCAGGATTTCAAGTACTACGACCCGGAAGCCCAGCAGCTGCTGCATGACGATGATTATCTGCACCGCATGAATGATCAGGTGGTCGAGGTGGCTGACAGCAGATACCTGCCGTGGATGATCTTTGAGGACGGACGGCCCTGGCCCGATGATGACTGGGAATTGAGTTCAACCTATCTTGAGGTAACCAGGCAGCTGCCGAATGTGCTGCAATGGGGCCCGCTCACCTTTGCCCATAATACCCCCTTCCTGTACACATTCTGGGCCCAAAAGTGGTGGCGGGTTCGCGAAGCCTTTCTCCAGGGGGAATCCTGGATTACTGGCTGTGCCAACCATGACACCCTTCGTCGCGGCACCCAGGTTGATCCGGAGGAACGCATCAACTCCCGACTGGGGTCGGACCATCGTGCAATATTCCGGCGCGGCTACAACAACCCCGGTGCACAGCTGCTCGCATATGCCGCTATGCCTGGTGTGCCAATGGATTTTTTGCATGCCAATATCGGCGCCCCATGGAGCTTTATTCGCAACACCGATGATCGTTGGGCCATAAAGGTGGTATCGGAAGAAAGCCGATTCCTGACATGGGCAGTGGATGATGCCTTGTATGCCCGCAGTGATTCCTTTGTACGACTCAAGGGATTCGGCTTTACCACACTGGAGCGCCTGCGTGGTTTCCTGCATCACCTTGATCTGGCGATGCGGGCTGCCGAGTATCACCGCGAGACTGCTGCCCGTATTCTGGACGCCGCATTGCCGAACTCTCCGCTCAGTCCTCACAGCCTGGCCAATCTGAATGCCTTTGCCAGGGCCTGGATGGATGACCTGCATGAATACTGTAATGCCTCGCGCTGGCATGACGGGGCTGATTCCCGTCAGAGCCGGTTTCACCGGGAACTCCGGGAACTGCGACGTCAGTACCCGTATCTATCCCGCAACATCAACCCGGCAACCGAGACGGTGTTTCACCTTGAGCCTTGCAATGGCAGCGTGGTGTACTGTGCATTGCGTCATAATCCCGCGGATGACAGCAGGATCCTGGTGGTAATAAACATGGAGGGAAAGACGGTTACCCTTCGGATAGAAAATCTGCTGAGTCAGGCAGTCGCTCGTTTGGCGATGCCCGACGGGTCTGCTGATGCCGGCAAGCTGTCCGATGCCGGCGGCCAGCTTGGTACCGCTGCCCTGACTGGCGCAAAGCAGCAGGTTCTGCTGCACACCCCCGGAGCTGAGTGTGTACAGGGCGAGTGGCGGCTGCCGGACAGTGAGGGATGTGCTATACTTCTGCAGCAGTAA
- a CDS encoding GAF domain-containing SpoIIE family protein phosphatase has translation MLIDQLTQFFTSPMWTKFIVLIFLVVLVTFQEKNKGAQKYRMFHRILFVLVLRDAVYIFLPLATVIILSDALVFWIYMAWFRQMKGSLREDRVAAVLSGFGAAFLIANTVFWFADPAWSRLGAVAIIAHYLYLAARTYAVSEFNTRRAEIILETRRVMLILPIIVNSFFLLFDYTPVFVHFLIIPFSYFMHYALLMRFQDRWEIEVKEQIDFLQNDISTILDFMKSIGQAISARMDMDEILETVVRSASQNTNADGGAILLVEEDDQGRPVLAPKATYGVYCPPVPMSDVVKTKLDAIRRNFESMRIPLPETVLGECADTKQPIFIRETSGDERMKYNHSEDAMYVSSFIAVPIVSDDKVLGVISIVMRRNDRLFSEQDFDHLNTFAEYTAITMNNLFTYLALLEKQQLDREVNIAADIQTNLLPNKIPQLPQLGLAAYSVAAKGVSGDYYDMLPLKRGKKMALLMCDVAGKGVPAAMVMVIIRTIVHLIAGAEGKTSRVLRWINRGIAGQVSIERYATMCYLTYDTENYEVEYSNAAHHPLLIYRPNEDRIDTYDTPGLPIGLDKKTEYGEITIKVQPGDVMCLYTDGINEAMNAAGEQFSSESIAESIKRNAARSADEILQLLMEEIETFVAGAPQHDDQTLMIMKIQK, from the coding sequence ATGCTGATTGACCAGTTGACGCAGTTTTTTACGTCCCCGATGTGGACAAAATTCATCGTGCTGATATTCCTGGTGGTGCTGGTCACTTTCCAGGAGAAAAACAAGGGAGCGCAGAAATACCGGATGTTCCACCGGATTCTGTTTGTCCTGGTACTGCGCGATGCTGTCTATATCTTCTTGCCGCTTGCTACCGTCATCATCCTTTCGGACGCACTGGTATTCTGGATATACATGGCCTGGTTCCGGCAGATGAAGGGGAGTCTGCGCGAGGATCGCGTTGCCGCCGTACTGAGTGGGTTCGGGGCAGCCTTCCTGATCGCAAATACAGTTTTCTGGTTTGCCGATCCCGCCTGGTCGCGTCTGGGTGCGGTTGCTATTATTGCTCACTACTTGTACCTGGCAGCGCGTACCTATGCGGTGTCCGAGTTCAACACCCGCCGCGCCGAGATAATCCTGGAAACCCGCCGGGTAATGCTGATACTGCCAATAATCGTCAATTCCTTTTTTCTTCTGTTCGACTATACACCGGTCTTTGTACACTTTCTGATTATCCCGTTCAGCTACTTTATGCACTACGCGCTGCTGATGCGTTTTCAGGATCGGTGGGAGATCGAGGTCAAGGAACAGATTGATTTTCTGCAGAACGATATCAGCACAATTCTGGACTTTATGAAGAGCATTGGTCAGGCTATCTCGGCGCGTATGGACATGGACGAGATCCTGGAAACGGTCGTTCGTTCGGCCAGTCAGAACACCAACGCAGACGGTGGTGCCATTCTGCTGGTGGAGGAGGATGACCAGGGGCGCCCGGTACTGGCGCCCAAGGCCACCTACGGGGTGTACTGTCCCCCGGTACCGATGAGCGATGTGGTCAAGACCAAGCTGGATGCTATCCGGCGCAACTTCGAGTCGATGCGCATCCCGCTGCCCGAAACTGTTCTCGGTGAATGTGCTGATACCAAACAGCCGATTTTTATACGGGAGACCTCGGGCGATGAGCGAATGAAGTACAATCACAGCGAGGATGCTATGTATGTCAGCTCCTTCATTGCGGTGCCGATCGTTTCTGACGACAAGGTGCTCGGGGTTATTTCTATAGTCATGCGACGTAATGACCGGCTGTTTTCTGAGCAGGACTTTGACCACCTGAACACCTTTGCCGAATACACAGCTATCACCATGAATAACCTGTTTACCTACCTGGCACTGCTGGAGAAACAGCAGCTTGACCGGGAAGTGAACATCGCTGCCGATATCCAGACCAACCTGTTGCCGAACAAGATTCCCCAGCTGCCGCAGCTGGGGCTGGCGGCCTACAGTGTAGCCGCCAAGGGGGTCAGTGGTGACTACTACGATATGCTCCCGCTTAAGCGCGGCAAGAAGATGGCTCTGCTCATGTGTGATGTTGCCGGCAAGGGGGTTCCCGCGGCGATGGTCATGGTTATTATCCGAACCATCGTGCACTTGATTGCAGGTGCCGAGGGCAAAACCTCCCGGGTGCTGCGCTGGATTAACCGCGGTATAGCCGGGCAGGTCAGTATCGAACGGTATGCGACTATGTGTTATCTCACCTACGATACCGAGAACTACGAGGTCGAGTACTCCAACGCGGCGCATCACCCGCTGCTGATTTACCGACCCAACGAGGACCGTATCGATACCTATGATACCCCCGGGCTGCCAATAGGACTCGACAAGAAGACCGAGTACGGCGAGATCACGATCAAGGTGCAGCCTGGTGATGTTATGTGCCTCTATACCGACGGTATCAACGAAGCGATGAATGCCGCCGGTGAGCAGTTCAGCTCGGAAAGCATTGCGGAGTCTATCAAGCGCAATGCGGCCAGGAGCGCCGACGAGATACTGCAGCTGCTTATGGAGGAGATCGAGACCTTTGTCGCCGGAGCACCGCAGCATGATGACCAGACCTTGATGATCATGAAGATCCAGAAATAG
- a CDS encoding GGDEF domain-containing protein, with the protein MTGYVIRTTAAALCIALVLCVSPLAAAAESPTASTPVQLDNPVLLQEIALQIDFLPGDHYTPSRTSDFSTVRQERDIETVASFPHRFDAPEAGSGWYLIELPPLHWLDNAPPALQLGFIADFDEVWLNGTMIGQNHNIATGRADEAYGIQRLYQLPTHLLRQDGSNYLAVQVRRGGSYAGGIIGLPRVGPFRDFARSRLGSDILQIILSVFYFVTGLLFLALYLRRPASREYLYFSLVTISAAVYFSIRLTTVLQLLNNYGLATRIEYTMLWLLIPMFMLFFLQYFEHRLHWYHRVYMVFVGICVAAGWISPGTQFLAQLNFSLIQYSWILPIGTVLYVMVIEYRRSPTARTFLYATIILTAATILDIVASRGWDDTGAMLFWGQYLLFPYIMLIAALVLHQLVSLYGEVERLYILATRDGLTGTAIRNHVLMLYDRLLSLARRHHRPLAVLMADIDHFKPINDQYGHAAGDAVLQRVGSLLNSIVRHEDLVGRYGGEEFLVILPETTASSAWTIAERIRIAISKLRFDELHKHGITISIGLATFPDCGTDSESLLKAADAALYEAKRAGRNQVVTANTAGITAAEV; encoded by the coding sequence ATGACCGGGTATGTGATTCGAACAACTGCAGCAGCTCTGTGTATTGCCCTGGTACTCTGTGTATCACCATTGGCCGCTGCGGCCGAATCACCAACCGCATCGACACCGGTACAGCTCGATAATCCGGTTTTGCTGCAGGAGATTGCACTACAGATCGATTTCCTGCCGGGAGACCACTATACGCCCTCCCGAACATCTGATTTTTCCACGGTGCGACAGGAGAGGGATATCGAGACCGTGGCATCGTTTCCGCACCGATTTGACGCTCCGGAGGCCGGCTCCGGCTGGTATCTGATTGAACTCCCGCCTCTGCACTGGCTTGATAATGCCCCACCGGCACTGCAGCTTGGCTTCATCGCCGACTTTGATGAGGTCTGGCTGAACGGCACCATGATTGGACAAAACCATAATATTGCCACCGGCCGGGCCGACGAGGCCTACGGGATCCAGCGTCTCTACCAGCTGCCAACCCACCTGCTGCGACAGGACGGCAGCAACTACCTGGCGGTGCAGGTACGGCGCGGCGGCAGTTACGCCGGGGGGATCATCGGACTGCCCCGGGTCGGCCCATTCAGGGATTTCGCACGTTCACGTCTGGGCAGTGATATTCTGCAGATTATTCTTTCTGTCTTCTACTTTGTAACAGGATTGCTGTTTCTGGCGCTGTATCTGCGCCGGCCAGCATCTCGCGAGTATCTGTATTTCTCTCTGGTCACCATTTCCGCCGCAGTGTATTTCAGTATCCGCCTGACTACGGTCTTGCAGCTGCTGAACAACTACGGGCTGGCAACCCGCATAGAGTACACCATGCTCTGGCTGCTTATCCCGATGTTCATGCTGTTCTTTTTGCAGTACTTTGAGCATCGCCTGCACTGGTACCATCGGGTGTATATGGTGTTTGTCGGGATATGCGTTGCCGCCGGCTGGATATCGCCTGGAACCCAGTTTCTGGCCCAGCTCAATTTTTCCTTGATTCAGTACTCCTGGATTCTCCCGATCGGCACAGTGCTGTATGTTATGGTAATCGAGTACCGCCGTTCGCCGACCGCGCGGACATTCCTGTATGCAACCATTATCCTTACCGCTGCTACCATACTGGATATAGTTGCCAGTCGCGGCTGGGATGACACAGGAGCGATGCTGTTCTGGGGGCAGTACCTGCTGTTTCCCTACATAATGCTGATCGCGGCGCTGGTACTGCACCAGCTCGTCAGCCTGTACGGCGAGGTTGAACGGCTGTATATCCTCGCCACCCGCGACGGGCTTACCGGCACCGCGATTCGCAACCATGTACTGATGCTCTATGACCGCCTGTTGTCACTGGCCAGGCGACACCACCGCCCGCTGGCGGTGCTGATGGCAGATATCGATCACTTTAAACCGATCAATGATCAATACGGCCATGCCGCCGGTGATGCCGTGCTGCAGCGGGTCGGATCACTGCTGAACAGCATAGTCCGCCATGAGGACCTGGTAGGCCGCTATGGCGGTGAGGAATTCCTGGTGATCCTGCCGGAGACTACTGCCAGCAGCGCCTGGACCATCGCCGAGCGCATCAGGATCGCCATCAGCAAGTTACGTTTTGACGAGCTGCATAAACACGGCATTACCATCAGTATCGGGCTGGCGACCTTCCCTGATTGCGGCACCGACAGTGAATCGCTGCTGAAGGCAGCTGATGCTGCACTGTACGAGGCCAAGCGCGCCGGTCGCAATCAGGTTGTCACCGCCAACACAGCCGGCATTACTGCTGCAGAAGTATAG
- a CDS encoding DUF1820 family protein — MSIYRVEFSYNDKTYSIKAKMLDMTHPYFVSLEQLIMPEERVIIDPETEEIRKLFGTTEQLMLPLQSIALIQVLPQHHDTAAGEKVRSFPVIHPGEDSSK; from the coding sequence TTGTCGATCTATCGTGTGGAATTCTCGTATAATGATAAAACCTACAGCATCAAGGCAAAAATGCTGGACATGACCCACCCCTATTTTGTTTCGCTGGAGCAGCTGATCATGCCGGAAGAGCGGGTCATTATTGACCCGGAGACCGAGGAAATCCGCAAACTTTTCGGAACCACTGAACAACTGATGCTGCCTCTGCAGAGTATCGCCCTGATCCAGGTTCTGCCGCAGCACCATGATACAGCCGCCGGGGAAAAGGTACGCAGTTTTCCGGTTATTCACCCCGGGGAGGACAGTTCGAAGTAA
- a CDS encoding TrmH family RNA methyltransferase, translating to MDTAELSEKKTTELCTHLQEFVTPARLSRIKEVLANRTRYLTVVLEDIYQPHNASAVLRTCDATGVQDVHIIENRNSHTLSPGVELGTSQWLTRHRYRESADNTAAAVQQLRQRGYRIVATTPHRDDVTPEHFNLEKGPAALLFGTEISGLSETALELADEYIRIPMYGFVESYNISVSAAIILTRLVERLRCSDLDYLLSEHERRSLLLQYLRNSIKHVDKLEERFFSAYTDTT from the coding sequence ATGGATACCGCAGAGCTTTCCGAGAAAAAAACCACTGAACTGTGCACTCACCTGCAGGAGTTTGTGACCCCTGCCCGCCTGAGTCGCATCAAGGAGGTTCTTGCCAACCGGACCCGCTATCTGACCGTGGTGCTGGAGGATATCTACCAGCCGCACAACGCCAGTGCAGTGCTGCGCACCTGCGATGCGACCGGGGTGCAGGATGTCCACATAATAGAAAACCGCAACAGCCACACCCTGAGCCCCGGGGTTGAACTGGGCACATCCCAGTGGCTTACCCGGCATCGCTACCGGGAATCGGCTGACAACACCGCGGCAGCGGTACAGCAGCTGCGTCAGCGCGGCTACCGCATCGTTGCCACCACACCGCATCGTGACGATGTAACCCCGGAGCACTTCAACCTGGAAAAAGGCCCGGCAGCCCTGCTGTTCGGTACCGAGATAAGTGGATTAAGCGAAACGGCACTGGAACTGGCCGATGAGTATATCCGTATACCGATGTACGGCTTTGTGGAAAGCTACAACATCTCGGTGTCAGCCGCCATAATCCTGACCCGGCTGGTCGAACGACTGCGATGTTCCGACCTAGACTATCTTCTGTCGGAGCATGAACGCCGCAGCCTGCTGCTGCAGTATCTGCGCAACAGCATAAAACATGTCGATAAGCTGGAAGAACGCTTCTTTTCCGCTTACACTGATACTACATGA
- a CDS encoding M23 family metallopeptidase — protein MAKVSNVRRMVLMMAMLGVGAQAAAGLEITPSGDGKYVFPVAADPGLYAWTQYHWDGGNAVDIEAAPELHPDDREYQDAVSAPVVAVVSGRAHPLDNLRGGISVVLQGDDGRQYYYAHLQRRTIDYPTRVEQGAVLGYIGSTGQWAQYLEPHLHFSIASGHHEGYMWETDIHAAGFLAREFGLDWRHRPHTEYPPDDPRGWPFPEPGIIVADFATTAAQSPTRGALILQPPAPIPVRSGDNQRHHRVPVVTPMSGMTSFSRDTPFGPRIQVVNEKTGHLIVLFGVNTHLNRDGMAVRRGQLLGWIEPDASLRLQYFRYGRLSDYQPLLDSSRDLLE, from the coding sequence ATGGCTAAAGTTTCGAATGTACGGCGTATGGTGCTCATGATGGCCATGCTTGGCGTCGGTGCCCAGGCAGCCGCCGGTCTGGAGATAACCCCTTCCGGGGATGGCAAATATGTTTTTCCGGTAGCTGCCGATCCAGGCTTGTATGCCTGGACGCAGTATCACTGGGATGGCGGCAATGCGGTAGATATAGAAGCTGCCCCGGAGCTGCACCCCGATGACCGTGAGTATCAAGATGCAGTTTCGGCGCCAGTCGTTGCGGTGGTGTCTGGCCGTGCCCATCCCCTGGATAACTTGCGTGGCGGGATATCGGTGGTACTGCAGGGAGATGATGGACGGCAGTATTACTACGCACATCTGCAGCGGCGAACGATTGACTACCCAACCAGGGTAGAGCAGGGGGCGGTACTGGGGTACATCGGCAGTACCGGACAATGGGCACAGTATCTTGAGCCGCATCTGCATTTTTCGATCGCCTCCGGTCATCATGAGGGGTATATGTGGGAGACTGACATCCACGCAGCGGGTTTCCTTGCCCGCGAGTTTGGTCTTGACTGGCGGCATCGACCGCATACCGAGTATCCCCCGGATGATCCACGCGGCTGGCCCTTTCCCGAACCCGGGATAATCGTAGCCGATTTTGCGACCACGGCTGCACAGAGCCCGACCCGGGGCGCCCTGATACTCCAGCCGCCGGCACCGATCCCGGTACGTTCAGGAGACAATCAGCGTCATCATCGGGTTCCGGTGGTGACCCCGATGAGTGGTATGACCAGTTTCAGTCGTGATACCCCGTTCGGACCGCGCATTCAGGTGGTCAACGAGAAAACCGGGCATCTGATAGTGCTGTTCGGGGTGAACACCCATCTGAATCGCGACGGAATGGCAGTTCGGCGGGGACAGCTGCTCGGCTGGATAGAGCCCGATGCTTCCCTGCGGCTGCAGTATTTTCGCTACGGCCGACTGAGCGATTACCAGCCGCTACTTGATTCTTCCCGTGATCTGCTGGAATAA
- the mnmD gene encoding tRNA (5-methylaminomethyl-2-thiouridine)(34)-methyltransferase MnmD, with product MNWAQIHLQDDGLVSQDSGDIYFSQVDGVQESHYVYPGANRVGQRAAAAWEAGQDCFVIAELGYGTGLNCALSLLELQRAARSCTAGTANVRYIGFESRPVDPRDLAGIIPKAAGTNPELAALWTELSHRLQAAASQHDSTTEPAGYTILRWSTRPGWEIELHIGDARELVPRQRLLADCWYLDGFAPSCDDALWGAELLEAVSLRTRPGGSCSSFTAAGRVRRQLASCGWQVTRAPGYGRKRHMTLAVLPLTSNCPPRGE from the coding sequence GTGAACTGGGCGCAGATACACCTGCAGGACGATGGCCTTGTATCGCAGGACAGCGGGGACATCTATTTTTCCCAGGTTGATGGGGTACAGGAGTCACACTATGTCTATCCTGGTGCCAATCGCGTCGGACAGCGCGCCGCGGCAGCCTGGGAGGCAGGTCAGGATTGTTTCGTTATAGCCGAACTCGGGTATGGAACCGGTCTGAACTGCGCTTTGAGTCTGTTGGAGCTGCAGCGTGCTGCCAGATCCTGTACCGCCGGCACCGCCAATGTTCGCTATATAGGGTTTGAATCCAGACCGGTAGATCCCCGCGATCTTGCAGGGATTATTCCGAAGGCTGCGGGTACCAATCCCGAACTGGCTGCGCTCTGGACAGAATTGTCCCACCGCCTGCAAGCCGCGGCGTCGCAGCACGATTCAACCACTGAGCCTGCAGGGTATACCATTCTCCGCTGGAGCACTCGGCCGGGATGGGAGATCGAGCTGCATATTGGTGACGCCCGCGAACTGGTTCCTCGTCAGCGGCTGCTGGCAGACTGCTGGTATCTGGACGGCTTCGCCCCATCCTGTGATGACGCACTCTGGGGAGCAGAGCTTCTAGAGGCAGTCTCGCTTCGAACCCGCCCCGGCGGCAGCTGCAGCAGTTTTACTGCCGCTGGTCGGGTACGGCGGCAGCTTGCATCCTGCGGCTGGCAGGTGACCCGGGCCCCCGGATACGGCAGGAAGCGCCACATGACTTTGGCGGTACTGCCGCTTACTTCGAACTGTCCTCCCCGGGGTGAATAA